In Macadamia integrifolia cultivar HAES 741 unplaced genomic scaffold, SCU_Mint_v3 scaffold1129, whole genome shotgun sequence, the following proteins share a genomic window:
- the LOC122062851 gene encoding plant intracellular Ras-group-related LRR protein 4-like has protein sequence MGSSVQSIEGVVEEIMRTHKSLPTRPGIDEVEAAKVLIWNVEKEEQSRIDAISKQRKGPSIPDELFFVMQEMQKNLVFFQSKEQKREALQLLDLENIHALFDEFIQRASKCVPSASNSNQPDSSNGSISTISSCFSASSASASVTGFESSGTSSGFYAEKESLRGSELFTRDDSCLKTAKASFCSDGVRTVPYRPLVSDSSLKSVSTSGQDGEKLSLIKLASLIEVTSKKGTKELNLQNKLMDQIEWLPDSIGKLSGLLTLDLSENRIVALPATIGRLSLLAKLDLRSNKISELPESIGDLFSLVYLNLGGNGLASLPAAIGRLSCLEELDVSSNQLSLLPESIGNLVGLKKLNIETNNIEEIPHAIGQCTSLVELRADYNRLKAIPEAVGRIASLKLLSVRYNNIRQLPTTVASLTNLRELDVSFNELEAVPESLCLVTTLVKMNVGSNFADLQSLPRSIGNLEMLEELDISNNQIRVLPDSFGMLSRLRVLRAEENPLEVPPRHIAEKGAQAVIEYMTELVARRDIKAQPIKQKKNWTQFCLFSRPNKRKHEGLDYVKT, from the exons ATGGGTTCCTCTGTGCAATCCATTGAAGGGGTTGTTGAGGAGATCATGAGAACTCACAAATCTCTGCCCACTAGGCCTGGTATAGATGAAGTTGAAGCTGCGAAGGTCTTGATCTGGAATGTTGAGAAGGAAGAACAGTCCAGAATAGATGCAATATCTAAGCAGAGAAAGGGCCCCAGTATCCCAGATGAGTTGTTCTTTGTGATGCAAGAGATGCAGAAGAATTTAGTGTTTTTCCAGAGTAAAGAACAGAAGAGAGAAGCTTTGCAATTGCTTGATCTCGAAAACATCCATGCGCTATTCGATGAATTCATCCAAAGAGCATCAAAATGCGTCCCTTCTGCCTCCAATTCTAATCAGCCTGACAGCTCCAACGGCTCAATTTCCACAATTTCGAGCTGTTTCTCTGCAAGCAGTGCTTCTGCCTCTGTTACTGGTTTCGAATCTTCAGGGACTTCGTCTGGGTTCTACGCTGAGAAAGAATCTCTAAGGGGTTCTGAGCTGTTTACTAGAGATGATAGTTGTTTGAAGACGGCAAAGGCATCCTTTTGTAGCGATGGAGTTCGAACTGTTCCATATAGACCCCTTGTCTCGGATTCTTCTCTCAAATCTGTATCTACTTCTG GTCAAGATGGTGAGAAGTTGAGTCTGATTAAATTAGCCAGTTTGATTGAGGTCACCTCAAAGAAAGGTACAAAGGAACTCAACCTCCAGAACAAGTTGATGGATCAGATAGAATGGTTACCAGATTCAATAGGGAAGCTTTCAGGTTTATTAACTCTCGATTTGTCTGAAAACCGGATCGTAGCTTTACCAGCCACAATTGGAAGGCTTTCTTTGTTGGCAAAACTAGACCTGCGTTCAAACAAGATTTCCGAACTACCTGAATCCATTGGGGATCTCTTTAGCCTGGTTTATCTAAATTTGGGAGGGAATGGTTTAGCATCTCTGCCTGCTGCAATCGGTAGATTATCCTGTCTTGAGGAGCTCGATGTGAGCTCAAACCAACTTTCATTGCTTCCTGAGTCAATTGGAAACCTTGTTGGCCTGAAGAAGTTGAACATTGAAACAAATAATATTGAAGAAATCCCACATGCTATTGGCCAGTGCACATCCCTTGTTGAGCTAAGAGCAGACTATAACCGCCTGAAAGCCATTCCAGAAGCTGTAGGGAGGATCGCATCACTTAAGCTTCTCTCTGTTAGGTATAATAATATCAGACAACTACCTACCACAGTGGCATCTCTAACCAACTTGAGGGAGCTTGATGTTAGCTTCAACGAGCTTGAAGCAGTGCCAGAGAGCTTGTGCCTTGTGACCACACTCGTCAAGATGAATGTAGGGAGTAATTTTGCAGACCTACAGTCGCTACCACGATCCATTGGGAACCTTGAGATGCTGGAAGAATTGGATATCAGCAATAATCAAATACGTGTCCTTCCAGACTCTTTTGGGATGCTATCGCGGTTGCGGGTGCTTCGTGCAGAAGAAAATCCTCTGGAAGTGCCACCTAGGCATATTGCAGAAAAGGGTGCACAG GCAGTCATTGAATACATGACTGAACTCGTTGCGAGGAGGGATATCAAGGCACAACCAATCAAGCAAAAAAAGAATTGGACTCAATTCTGCTTGTTTTCAAGGCCTAACAAAAGGAAGCATGAGGGTCTGGACTATgtgaaaacctaa